The Mycolicibacterium hassiacum DSM 44199 genome includes a window with the following:
- the lon gene encoding endopeptidase La: MGQSRTVPVLFLSDQIVLPGMVVPIPLDDTTRAAVEAARNAESGQLLIAPRLEDRYPSYGVLASVVQLGRMPGGAQIAIVRGERRAHIGTGASGPGDALWVQVEVVEDGQGAHPAEEVRDLAAEYRKLLLAILQRREAWQVVDFVNQLDDPSALADTAGYAPYLSAAQKRQLLETPDVAERLRLLIGWTRGYLAEVEVSDKIADDVRAGMEKQQREFLLRQQLAAIRKELGELDGDGPAKGSVDDYRERIEAADLPEKVREAALREVGRLERAGDQNPEAGWIRTWLDTVLDVPWNVRTTDSTDLAAARDILDADHHGLQDVKDRIVEFLAVRARRAERGLEVVGGRGSGAVLALAGPPGVGKTSLGESIARALGRRFVRVALGGVRDEAEIRGHRRTYVGAMPGRIVRAITEAGSMNPVVLLDEIDKVGSDYRGDPAAALLEVLDPAQNHTFHDHYLDLDLDLSDVVFLATANVVENIPPALLDRMELVEIDGYTADDKLAIAQGFLLPRQREKAALTQAEVEVTEAALRKIAADYTREPGVRQFERLLAKLMRKVATRLAEDPAAAPVVIDEPDLVDYLGRPRFTPDTAERTAVPGVATGLAVTGAGGDVLYIEATATPGEPGLQLTGQLGDVMKESAQIALSYVRAHAEELGIDPATLQRRIHVHVPAGAVPKDGPSAGVTMVTALVSMATGRQVRPDVGMTGEVTLNGRVLPIGGVKQKLLAAQRAGLATVFIPKRNEPDLDDVPADVLESLDVRPVTDVAEILSYALAAAPAVATPVAA, encoded by the coding sequence ATGGGTCAATCCAGAACAGTCCCGGTGTTGTTCCTGAGCGACCAGATCGTGCTGCCCGGCATGGTGGTGCCGATCCCGCTCGACGACACCACTCGCGCCGCGGTCGAGGCCGCCCGCAACGCCGAGTCGGGGCAGCTGTTGATCGCGCCGCGACTCGAGGACCGCTACCCGTCCTACGGCGTGCTGGCCTCGGTGGTGCAGCTGGGCCGGATGCCCGGCGGTGCCCAGATCGCCATCGTGCGCGGTGAGCGGCGGGCGCACATCGGAACCGGAGCCAGCGGCCCCGGCGACGCCCTGTGGGTGCAGGTGGAGGTGGTCGAGGACGGCCAGGGCGCCCACCCCGCCGAGGAGGTGCGTGACCTGGCCGCCGAGTACCGCAAACTGCTGCTGGCCATCCTGCAGCGCCGGGAGGCGTGGCAGGTGGTCGATTTCGTCAACCAGCTCGACGATCCGTCGGCGCTGGCCGACACCGCCGGCTACGCGCCCTATCTGAGCGCCGCCCAGAAGCGGCAGCTGCTGGAGACACCCGACGTCGCCGAGCGGCTGCGGTTGCTGATCGGCTGGACCCGCGGCTACCTGGCCGAGGTCGAGGTCAGCGACAAGATCGCCGACGATGTGCGCGCCGGCATGGAGAAGCAACAGAGGGAGTTTCTGCTGCGCCAGCAGCTGGCGGCGATCCGCAAGGAGCTGGGCGAGCTGGACGGCGACGGCCCCGCGAAGGGCTCCGTCGACGACTACCGCGAGCGCATCGAGGCCGCCGACCTGCCCGAGAAGGTGCGCGAGGCGGCGCTGCGCGAGGTCGGCCGGCTGGAACGGGCCGGGGATCAGAACCCGGAGGCGGGCTGGATCCGGACCTGGCTGGACACGGTGCTCGACGTGCCGTGGAACGTCCGCACCACCGACAGCACCGACCTGGCGGCGGCCCGCGACATCCTCGATGCCGACCACCACGGGCTGCAGGACGTCAAGGACCGCATCGTGGAGTTCCTGGCGGTGCGGGCCCGCCGTGCCGAGCGCGGCCTGGAGGTCGTCGGCGGCCGCGGTTCGGGTGCGGTGCTGGCGCTGGCCGGCCCGCCCGGGGTGGGCAAGACCTCGCTGGGCGAGAGCATCGCCCGGGCGCTGGGCCGGCGGTTCGTGCGGGTCGCCCTGGGCGGGGTGCGCGACGAGGCCGAGATCCGGGGCCACCGGCGGACCTACGTCGGCGCGATGCCCGGCCGGATCGTGCGCGCGATCACCGAGGCCGGCTCGATGAACCCGGTCGTGCTGCTGGACGAGATCGACAAGGTCGGCAGCGACTACCGCGGCGACCCTGCGGCCGCGCTGCTGGAGGTGCTCGACCCGGCGCAGAACCACACCTTCCACGACCACTACCTGGATCTGGATCTGGACCTGTCCGACGTGGTGTTCCTGGCGACCGCCAACGTCGTCGAGAACATCCCGCCGGCGCTGCTGGACCGGATGGAGCTGGTCGAGATCGACGGCTACACCGCCGACGACAAGCTGGCCATCGCGCAGGGCTTCCTGCTGCCCCGGCAGCGGGAGAAGGCGGCGCTGACCCAGGCCGAGGTCGAGGTGACCGAGGCCGCGCTGCGCAAGATCGCCGCCGACTACACCCGCGAACCGGGGGTGCGGCAGTTCGAGCGGCTGCTGGCCAAACTGATGCGCAAGGTCGCCACCAGGCTCGCCGAGGACCCGGCGGCCGCGCCGGTGGTCATCGACGAGCCCGATCTGGTCGACTACCTGGGCCGGCCGCGGTTCACCCCGGACACCGCCGAACGCACCGCGGTGCCGGGGGTGGCGACCGGGCTGGCGGTCACCGGCGCCGGCGGCGACGTGCTCTACATCGAGGCCACCGCCACCCCCGGCGAGCCCGGCCTGCAGCTGACCGGCCAGCTCGGCGACGTGATGAAGGAGTCGGCGCAGATCGCGCTGTCCTACGTGCGGGCGCACGCCGAGGAGCTGGGCATCGACCCGGCGACCCTGCAACGGCGCATCCACGTGCACGTGCCCGCGGGCGCGGTGCCCAAGGACGGGCCGTCGGCAGGCGTCACGATGGTGACCGCGCTGGTGTCGATGGCCACCGGACGGCAGGTGCGCCCCGACGTCGGGATGACCGGCGAGGTGACGCTCAACGGCCGGGTGCTGCCCATCGGAGGGGTCAAGCAGAAGCTGCTGGCGGCCCAACGTGCTGGTCTGGCAACGGTTTTCATCCCGAAGCGGAACGAGCCCGACCTGGATGACGTGCCGGCCGATGTGCTGGAGTCGCTGGACGTGCGGCCGGTGACCGACGTCGCGGAGATCCTCTCCTACGCGCTGGCGGCGGCTCCGGCGGTCGCCACCCCGGTCGCCGCCTGA
- a CDS encoding ATP-binding protein, whose translation MPAWRLRDFHEDDLDEVISVWDQSRRPDEPHPVFTVSEAVAAARSGQPAVVAVVGEQVVGMAVAHQQGERAWITMIALSDRWRNRGIGSALLTELENRLRRIGVRRISALLPAHATGSAALRNSGYQERGELSYFEKIDHVGVSDAGLLEALGGQMIPRELWQSMAGMEAEKRIIERRIVLPLSQPDLADRYGVSPPKAVILFGPPGTGKTSFAKAVAGRLGWPFVELFPSRLAAPGVSMAAALREAFNNVMELESVVVFIDEVEEIAGSRSPIPTDPARGVTNELLKLIPAFRQHDDRLLIVATNSVRSLDSAFLRHGRFDYIIPVGPPDEVARAAIWRRYLGPNADAVEVDKLVEASEMFTPADIEFAARKGAQAAFEREIEYGRGEPARTDDYLEAIADTRPTLTLEMIAEFEEDISACTRL comes from the coding sequence ATGCCCGCATGGCGTTTGCGTGATTTCCATGAGGACGACCTCGACGAGGTCATCTCGGTCTGGGACCAGAGCCGCCGGCCGGACGAGCCGCATCCGGTGTTCACCGTGTCCGAGGCGGTGGCGGCCGCCCGGTCCGGTCAGCCCGCCGTCGTCGCGGTGGTGGGCGAGCAGGTGGTCGGCATGGCCGTCGCGCACCAGCAGGGGGAGCGCGCGTGGATCACGATGATCGCGCTGAGCGACCGGTGGCGGAACCGCGGCATCGGCAGCGCGCTGCTGACTGAACTGGAGAACCGGCTGCGCCGGATCGGGGTGCGCCGGATCAGCGCGCTGCTGCCCGCGCACGCCACCGGCAGCGCGGCGCTGCGCAATTCCGGCTATCAGGAGCGCGGCGAGCTGAGCTACTTCGAGAAGATCGATCACGTCGGCGTTTCCGACGCCGGTCTGCTCGAGGCGCTCGGCGGCCAGATGATCCCGCGGGAGCTGTGGCAGTCGATGGCCGGTATGGAGGCCGAGAAGCGGATTATCGAGCGCCGCATCGTGCTGCCGCTGTCACAGCCGGATCTGGCGGATCGGTACGGGGTCTCCCCGCCGAAGGCGGTGATCCTGTTCGGGCCGCCGGGAACGGGCAAGACCAGCTTCGCCAAGGCGGTGGCCGGCCGGCTGGGGTGGCCGTTCGTGGAGTTGTTCCCGTCCCGGCTGGCCGCGCCGGGGGTGTCGATGGCCGCCGCGCTGCGCGAGGCGTTCAACAACGTCATGGAGTTGGAGTCGGTGGTGGTGTTCATCGACGAGGTGGAGGAGATCGCGGGTTCGCGTTCGCCGATCCCCACCGATCCGGCGCGCGGGGTGACCAACGAGCTGCTCAAGCTGATCCCGGCGTTCCGCCAGCACGACGACCGGTTGCTGATCGTCGCGACGAACTCGGTGCGCTCGCTGGACTCGGCGTTCCTGCGGCACGGCCGGTTCGACTACATCATTCCGGTCGGCCCGCCCGACGAGGTGGCGCGGGCGGCGATCTGGCGCCGCTACCTCGGGCCCAACGCCGACGCGGTGGAGGTGGACAAGCTGGTGGAGGCCAGCGAGATGTTCACCCCGGCCGACATCGAGTTCGCCGCCCGCAAGGGCGCGCAGGCGGCATTCGAGCGGGAGATCGAGTACGGCCGCGGCGAGCCGGCCCGTACCGACGACTACCTGGAGGCGATCGCCGACACCCGCCCGACGCTGACGCTGGAGATGATCGCCGAGTTCGAGGAGGACATCTCCGCCTGCACCCGGCTGTAG
- a CDS encoding IS256 family transposase: MLTVVHDAIEANESTGGAGRSLLDEIVRDGARQMLAAALKAEVAAYVAQFADQLDEKGHRLVVRNGYHQAREVLTAAGAVEVKAPRVNDKRVDPDTGERKRFSSAILPAWARKSPQMSEVLPLLYLHGLSTSDFTPALEQFLGSGAGLSATTITRLTSQWQDEARAFAARDLSGTDYVYLWVDGIHLKVRLDQEKLCLLVMLGVRADGRKELVAITDGYRESTESWADLLRDCKRRGMTAPVLAVGDGALGFWKAVREVFPATKEQRCWFHKQANVLAALPKSAHPSALSALKEIYNAEDIDKAQVAVKAFTVDFGAKYPKAVAKITDDLDTLLEFYHYPAEHWIHLRTTNPIESTFATVRLRTKVTKGPGSRAAGLAMAYKLIDAAAARWRAVNAPHLVALVRAGAVFHKGKLLERPTEITPPTPPSDGDQQAGTEVA; encoded by the coding sequence ATGCTCACCGTAGTTCACGATGCCATCGAGGCCAACGAAAGCACTGGCGGTGCTGGTCGGTCGTTGTTGGACGAGATCGTCCGCGACGGCGCCCGTCAGATGCTGGCCGCCGCGTTGAAGGCTGAGGTCGCCGCCTACGTGGCCCAGTTCGCCGATCAGCTCGATGAGAAGGGGCATCGGCTGGTGGTCCGCAACGGCTATCACCAGGCCCGCGAGGTGCTGACGGCAGCCGGGGCAGTTGAGGTGAAAGCACCGCGAGTCAACGACAAACGCGTCGACCCCGACACCGGTGAACGGAAACGGTTCTCCTCGGCGATCCTGCCGGCCTGGGCACGCAAGTCACCGCAGATGAGCGAAGTGCTGCCGCTGCTGTACCTGCACGGGCTGTCCACCAGCGACTTCACCCCCGCTCTGGAGCAGTTCCTGGGCTCGGGTGCCGGGCTCTCGGCCACCACGATCACCCGGCTGACCAGCCAGTGGCAGGACGAGGCCCGCGCGTTTGCCGCCCGGGACCTGTCGGGCACCGACTACGTCTACCTGTGGGTCGACGGCATCCACCTCAAGGTCCGCCTGGACCAGGAAAAGCTGTGTCTGCTGGTGATGCTCGGCGTGCGCGCGGACGGCCGCAAAGAGCTCGTGGCGATCACCGACGGCTACCGGGAATCGACCGAGTCGTGGGCTGATCTGCTGCGCGACTGTAAACGACGCGGCATGACCGCCCCAGTGCTCGCCGTCGGCGATGGCGCACTCGGCTTCTGGAAAGCGGTACGCGAGGTGTTCCCGGCCACCAAAGAACAGCGGTGCTGGTTTCATAAGCAAGCCAATGTCCTTGCCGCCCTGCCGAAATCAGCACACCCGTCGGCGTTGTCGGCGCTCAAAGAGATCTACAACGCCGAGGATATCGACAAGGCCCAGGTCGCGGTCAAGGCCTTCACGGTCGACTTCGGCGCCAAGTACCCCAAGGCGGTCGCCAAGATCACCGACGATCTGGACACCCTACTGGAGTTCTACCACTATCCCGCCGAGCACTGGATCCACCTACGCACGACAAATCCGATCGAAAGCACCTTTGCCACAGTACGTTTGAGAACCAAGGTCACCAAGGGGCCGGGATCACGTGCGGCTGGTCTGGCCATGGCCTACAAGCTCATCGACGCCGCCGCGGCCCGCTGGCGTGCCGTCAACGCACCACACCTGGTCGCCCTGGTCCGCGCCGGCGCGGTCTTCCACAAGGGCAAACTGCTCGAACGCCCCACCGAAATCACCCCACCGACACCGCCCTCAGACGGCGATCAGCAAGCCGGAACGGAGGTCGCCTGA
- a CDS encoding esterase family protein yields the protein MRFIQRYRGTGRKWLRRLAVSALAAATLPGLLGFIGGTATANAFSRPGLPVEYIDVFSPSMNRNIRIQFQGGGPHAVYLLDGLRARDDYNGWDIETQAFEWYHGSGLSVIMPVGGQSSFYTDWYQPSRGNGQDYTYKWETFLTQELPAWLEANRGVSPTGNAVVGISMSGSTALTYAVYYPEKFIYAASLSGFLNPSEGWWPMLIGLAMNDAGGYNAESMWGPSSDPAWQRNDPMLHIPQLVANNTRIWIYCGTGIPSDLDAGNSGGTLLAAQFLEGFTLRTNITFRDNYIAAGGNNGVFNFPAHGTHSWGYWGQQLQMMKPDIQRVLGAQASA from the coding sequence ATGAGATTCATTCAGAGGTACCGCGGTACCGGAAGAAAGTGGTTGCGCCGGCTCGCGGTGAGCGCCCTCGCAGCGGCGACACTGCCCGGACTGCTCGGCTTCATCGGGGGAACGGCGACCGCAAACGCGTTTTCACGACCGGGTCTTCCGGTCGAGTACATCGACGTGTTCTCACCGTCGATGAACCGCAACATCCGCATCCAGTTCCAGGGCGGTGGCCCGCACGCGGTGTATCTGCTCGACGGCCTGCGTGCCCGTGACGACTACAACGGCTGGGACATCGAGACCCAGGCGTTCGAGTGGTACCACGGGTCGGGCCTGTCGGTGATCATGCCGGTCGGCGGGCAGTCCAGCTTCTACACCGACTGGTATCAGCCGTCGCGCGGTAACGGCCAGGACTACACCTACAAATGGGAGACCTTCCTGACCCAGGAGCTGCCGGCGTGGCTGGAGGCCAACCGCGGGGTCTCGCCGACCGGCAACGCGGTGGTCGGCATCTCGATGTCGGGCAGCACCGCGCTGACCTACGCGGTCTACTACCCGGAGAAGTTCATCTACGCCGCCTCGCTGTCGGGCTTCTTGAACCCGTCCGAGGGCTGGTGGCCGATGCTGATCGGGCTGGCGATGAACGACGCCGGCGGCTACAACGCCGAGAGCATGTGGGGCCCGTCGTCGGATCCGGCGTGGCAGCGCAACGACCCGATGCTGCACATCCCGCAGCTGGTGGCCAACAACACCCGGATCTGGATCTACTGCGGCACCGGCATCCCGTCGGATCTGGACGCCGGCAACTCCGGCGGCACCCTGCTGGCCGCGCAGTTCCTCGAGGGGTTCACCTTGCGCACCAACATCACCTTCCGCGACAACTACATCGCCGCGGGCGGCAACAACGGGGTGTTCAACTTCCCGGCCCACGGCACGCACAGCTGGGGCTACTGGGGCCAGCAGCTCCAGATGATGAAGCCCGACATCCAGCGGGTGCTGGGGGCCCAGGCCAGCGCCTGA